Within the Dermacentor silvarum isolate Dsil-2018 chromosome 8, BIME_Dsil_1.4, whole genome shotgun sequence genome, the region AGTGAAATCGTATTATAAGCAGGCCCCCAAAAAAACTGCTACGCCTGCGAGTGTGCAAATTATCAAATCGATGCTTCACATGACTGCGCGCCAGCAAAAGTCGATAAAACGGTGGTGTGCTTGACTCACCGAAACCATCGAAATCAAGGTGGCTGTTGATAATGACGTCCAAGAGACTGTCGCCTACTTTGCCTACTGCGCTGACTTTTTCGCCGCTTTCCCGGACAAAGGTTACGTCAAAACTGTAAtgcagagaagaaagaagaaaaaacaagagTCTGCTACATTCAACCGATCCAACCTTCCGAAATGTTCCTGCTCTTAACACGTAGCGATTATTTAGCTTGTTTACTCAGCTATCGCCCTTCAGTGTTACTGAACCTTGCCTTGGCTTTATCGAGACGCGCCCCTACAAACGATGGTCTTTGGACAAGATAAAATCGTCCGCTACGCTAACGAAGTAGGGTCACAGGGTGGAACTAATAGAGAGCGTGAAGTAAACGGCACCTGTCTAGAGGAATGACACGATATAATGAGTAGAAATATAGTGGCTTACGTTTCTTTTCTCCTGACGGGAAACGTGGTAGCAATGCACCGGTTTGATGCGAGCGCCGTTGTACCATTCAAACTCATTAGGCACGTGATCTTGCTATTATGCTTCGTGCCACATGCGACCGTGAACTTTGTAAGTCCTATCCGAAGGAGGTGCGACATGACTATTTTTCCGCAGTAATCGGCAGGTTTTTCAGAGGCATGCAGTAAGGATGCGGTGATTGATTGTGTTGCAGACGGTGCGCACAGAATAAAGATTTAGCAAGTAGCATCAGTATCGTAAATAAGATGCAAATAACGCAAGccaaaaataaataattatttgtAGATAAAATAGGGTTTAATTACGCCAGCTGTATTATTATCATACCCCGGGTCTTTCTTTTTACTAAATGccaatttaatttaattatttttataTATAAACAGTTTAGTTATTCTTACATCTTGTACACGCGATACTAAATAGACTAATTTTGAGAGGGGAAAAACGCCACAGCAAGATAAAGAGAAGCATTGGTATTtcctttattattattcttttctgCACAGAGGAGCGCACTTTGCGCGTAACCTGTCGTTCAGCCGTAGAACTAGACAAGGAATTTAGCTGAGCGCAACAGGCCAGCAGGGACGTGGTGGTAGGGGCCACTCGTAGCGCCGGTGAAACAGCAGGAGTTCTTTGGAGGTCGCCCTTGCTAAGCTTACCAGGGCCCAGTCCAACCCATTTCGGGCAGCCAAGCTCTCGCCAGGAATGACACGGCAAGGCGAGATCTTCTGGTGGGAGAGAGCTACATGAAAGTCGTCGAGTTGGTGTAATCCTTCGGAGCGTGCGTTAAGTTTGCGCACCTGTTGCTCTGTCATGGCGTTTCTGTGCCCCGTGAGAATACGACGAGGGAAACGAAAGAAAGGTGAGAAGCTGAGCTGAAACTTTCTCTTCTGCGTTATGCTGGTATTATGTAGCTGATGACTTTCAGGTACACGGCACACTCGCACGGTCTGGCAGGTCGCGCGCATCGTAACCGATTTCTAACcgcgatatttatttatttatttatttatttatttatttatttatttatttattttcttcacGTCCGTGTTATGTATTAGTGAACTCTGTAGTACTGTCGATGAGCGTCGCGCTTTTCTGATGTGGTAAACCTCGTTCTACGTGATTATGAATTAACTTAATGTAAACATGACATGCTGACAGTTCTACAGATATGTTGCAGAGGCGAGTCTGTAATTCGGGAACATTACATTGGTCTAATTTAACGATGCAAGTCCATGTAAACCACATTTATTGTTGTTTAATTACTGCGCCGAACCGGTCGGATATCTATGTCATGCATGGGGAAAAAGTTTGCGACCAGAAATGAAGGCCGGTTCGCAGACGTGTTTTCCCGGCGTGTGTAGCGCGTGTCACTGCGGTAGATATATACGAAGTTATTAATGGTTCATTATACGGGTGTCATAGGGCGCACTTTCGATCGGGATCGAATTTttctgtcgcgattggctcccttgcGCAAGCTGCAGGAGGGAGCCAATCGCTtcgagaatttcgatccagatcgggcgcCATCCAAAGTTGCCGCAGTCCCACATCGCGCCTTGCAAAGACTTTTAAATCGGTTAATGTCATATGCCTGGTATGCTTAGGGTTTACCCACCTTTGCTGACGTATTTCCAAGACTACATGGACTTCTGCTTTGAGTTTGTATTCAAAATAAGTGTAGGAGTTACAAAAATTTCGTCTTGGGCAGCGAGAGGCTCCCAGCTAGGGCTCCCATGCCAGGCGCTTGGATTATAGTGATCTACGACCAAGATCTACCGGGCAGTGATATATATATAGCGGGTACGTACTTTTTTACATCCAATCTGTGAGCGCGTGTGCATTCGTGTACAATGCCCTATTGTAGTGATTCCATAGATGTCACTATATACATATGCTGTTGAAGTGCCCACAGCGACGCTATCCTGCAGTTTATTGTTTGTAGTAGGTAGCCATTGGTCCGATTTTTTATTAGACATGTAACAAAAATGCAATGCGTCTGAAATGTCGTGCCCACACTTCCGACAGTGACTTGTCTTCTACATGTTTGTTTCAGTCACAGCAAAATCAGTGCaaatatatgtaatgctttatttGTAGAGCTCGCACAGGTAGTCCTGCTTGCTTGCATAGTCTAATATGTTCAATTTGGGTGATGACAAACTTTGTTGCTAGCATGGATGCTGGTGTGCTCAAAATTTGCTGAAATTGATATGCAGCCTGAAGTTATAATTCATATTTATTGCTTGCAGAGTAATTTGGTCTCTTATGCCCCACTGTCATTCCCGGCACATGTCACTGAAATGCCACACTGTATGGAATGAACACTGAATGTAAAACTTGGAACTAAGCACACTTGCAGTGTTGCTCTCATCGAGGTTTTTGTTGTGAAGGCCTTGTCACCTGCTCTTGAGCTCCACTGCCTGCCATCTTCAGCTTGTCGATATCTTGCGTTGTGCAGCATTGGACATCAGCAATCATGAAATTACAATTTTGTCTTGCAACACTAAATTTTATAGAAACAACAACGGCACTTGCATTAACTTCCAGGCAGTTTTATTTTAGAAATTGCACAAACTTTCATGGCACAGCATAAGTTATCAACACAACCCTATGGCACAACAaatgaaatgagaaaaaaaaaaatgcagccagatcctgaaaaagaaacaaaaaaactaaGAGCAACACCTTGTGCATGCACTCGGAAAACCTGATGCAAAAAGCACACAGGTAATAGCTtttttattagtattattataGAAATACTGCAGGACATAGGGCCTTAGCAGGAGGGGCAATACAAAGCACGATACAGATTATAACGATAGCAGAAGTTGAAATAACAGACTGCTGCAATAGCCAAAAAATCAAGGCAgctgcaaaaaacaaaacaattgcAATATCTGTACCAGTGAAAATACATGGACAATGTATGCACTAAAATGTTAAACAAAGGCACTTTATACAATAACTTGTGGGATAGAAATGGTTAAAGGGTACCTGAAACGATTTGGACAGATTATGTAGATGTGTAGGGTACAGCTGCAGTAAAACATTTGCGCcgcaatttaagtgaagcgtcttaTATTAACAGAGCTGCAGATGATTACGAGTTACTCTTCTCCCTAACcatgcttttaacagcggagctgtttaagcttttcgtttccccgcgcagtgttcgcaaaaactcgcttAGCGATAAcatcactgcgcacagctgcacctcgcttcgtctagctcctccgccgccgcgctagcgatgacatcacggcgcacagctgcgcctcacttcaccttgcaatagccaatcaatagctaattgataattgatcaataatcaataaattccagaaaaatgctggggatgacttggtagtgcttagcctagaccaaatacgtggccaataccttgcgatagccgatcaatacataatcgatcaatagtcaataaattccagaaaaatgctggggatgacttggtagtgcttagcctagaccaaatacg harbors:
- the LOC119460528 gene encoding adrenodoxin-like protein 2, mitochondrial — encoded protein: MSHLLRIGLTKFTVACGTKHNSKITCLMSLNGTTALASNRCIATTFPVRRKETFDVTFVRESGEKVSAVGKVGDSLLDVIINSHLDFDGFGACEGTLACSTCHLIFKPEDFKRLKENPSDEELDMLDLAYGLCETSRLGCQVYLTKELSGMEIKVPAGVNDARGTDT